The sequence below is a genomic window from Scatophagus argus isolate fScaArg1 chromosome 8, fScaArg1.pri, whole genome shotgun sequence.
AACGCAGAAAGTCATTTTTATGCTTTAACAATTTAACAGAAGCAAAATTAAGTGGATATTTATTTCGATACAGTACAATGTACAATGCCCCTTATATGTAGAAATTTACTCATTGTAAATACTGTAACTTAAGAAAATATAAGGATTACTTGCACACATTTTTgcaaactgtgttgtttttgtcagtccTCCCAACACAAAATACATAGGAAATCCATTGTGTAGCAGTTACTGACCTCAACTCTGTTTTccacttttaatatttttgtaatttcgCTGTAATCGATGAATAGGTCCCTCGGAtaggtttatttttatgttgtgtttcttgtgcaGCACATCCACTACTTGAGGCAGTAACTCCATGTTGATAAGGGGCTTTTCAAGATCCTCCGTCCGATGGAGAGACTCAGAGTCCTGGCTGACCTCTGACAGCCCAGTGTGCAGCCTCCTTCTGTGTTTGGGCTTCAGTGAGTGCAAAGAGATGGCCTTGGATCCTGAATGTCTGTCATCTATGTACAAAGTGATGGTGGAAGTTTTGGCTAGCCTCAAACTCCACAgaagcaggacagagaggaagcatAGCATCACTCCCATTATGGCATTAAAAGTCCACTCAGTACAGCTCACCAGGGCACAGGAAGAAAAGTAGTCATCACTGAGTTCAGTGATGGCTTTCTGAGCCACGGAGCGTGGACTGGCACAAGTGGGCTCCTTGGAGACAATAGCCCTGTTTTTCAGCAACCAGTTCCTCAAGTACTGAATCCTACAGTCGCAATGGAATTGGTTCCCGGCGAATGAGACCTTTTCCAGACCAACCAGTCTGTCAAACAAGCCTGGATGCACTGAGGTGAGTAGGTTGTCCTGCACATGAAGCTCTGTGGTGTCTGGGGGCAGATGAGACAGATCCATGAGCTTTAAAGAGCTGCAGTTCACTTTCAGGCCAGCAGGCAGGAGGGCTGAGCACTGGCAGGGTTGACCAGTAGTGGGTGCACATGGTGTGGTCACGAGAAGGAGCACGGCTAAGCTTAAACCAGAGAGCATCCTGTGGGATCAGGAAAATGGTTATTCCCCATTTGCATTGTAGTTCTCAGTTTGCATAGTAATATGAACAGTGAGGTTGCTTTAGAAGACAATAACACTGCAGCATTCAGAAGTCTGTTACATTGGAGTATCCTGAGACGAGACTGCATACTGCTGTGTTTAAATACTAATTAACATtaagcaacaaataaaaattgtCCATCTTCAACATCTTAACtgttaatgcaaaaaaaatgaatacatttatcacatgaatgataataaatattCCTGTGCAAAGCATTCAGATGTAGCCAAATGACACAGTGAATGcaaaaccctttttttttaaactaaaaaggAATACAAACCTTTGAGAGTCACACCAACTTGGAAGTTACTTCCTGTCGCACCAGTCATCCTTTCTCATATCATTATATTTTCACTGGTTAGCTCCAGTGTTCCTTTTGAGTTTAAGATTATTTCAGAGTTGTCCTGAACCTCAAGCTCTCTGTTTTGCAACTGATGTGTTCTGAATAATCACACACCCAGTACAGACCAACGTCAGTCTCAGGGCTGCACCAATAACACTGCACAGTTACAGCGCTTTGACATGAAGGAAATCCATCTGCTTACAGGAGATAAGAGTTAATCTATTAAaaacagtggtgtgtgtgttgggggggtgcTGGCTGGCTCCCCCCACAGTGTTTAGTACAACCACTGCAGTGCTGAGAGCACTGAACAGCAAAATACAGCAGGGagtatgtgaatgtgaatttacCTACGAGATATTTTGAAAGCCAAATACTGAATGAGCTTGAAGCCATGAAGAGAAATTTATTCTTAATGGAAGTTCTCAGCTGTAGCGCTGGTTGGACATAAATTGAAGATGAACACCAGAGATCCAAGAAAATCTACGATCTAAGAAATACATATCAGACTTCCACAGCATAAGAAAAGCAGATTAATGCTAAGAGGTAACAGTATGAATAGTCATTTGTACTGGCTGATCCTGCAAGTAACTGTGTAGCAGGTACACATTTCACCCATAGGTGGTGTAATGGCAcaacttttccttttcattttatagCACTTAAATGCATGGCCTCTGGTGGAAATGCTGCAACAACAGTGGAAAGTATTATTGGAGCCTGCAAATGGAAGATATGGGAGCCTGAAGTTGAGACACTAATGTGAAATGCATTCTAAGAGTTTCCCTTGAttcacactgtcacagctgACTCAATGTGCTCAATTTGTACCAAGTGGTAAAATGCATCAAGGAGCAAAAATAACACATGTGTACCATAAGtcatatatttgtttattttgcgTTCTCAACATTGTCACAGTTGAAGTTTTACAATAACTGGGGTCTTACTGACTCACTACTCACTGTACAAACAGAATGCACATGTAAATGAGGccattcttttccttttttaaaacgTTTCTCACACCATGCTGAACATCTTGCagcggggtgtgtgtgtgtgtgtgtgtaggagtggGGGTGCATGTATGAAAAGAGAGCTGGGTGTAAATGGCAGCAAACTTTCTAacagtctgtttttcatttctacaGCAAATGTCACTTCGCGACAGCTGGAGGCAGAGACAATCGATATGTTCGTATATCACCCCTCTAATCCATCTGTGAGGTGATGTATATGCATCCTGATCTTAACTGCAGATATCAGAATAGAGTACTGATCATATACACATTATGTACAGTTCTTTTAACCCCCATCTTGGTCCCTTTACAGCTTCATAAAGACAAACCTTCCTTCCAAGCAGCTCATCAGTTTGCACATCAAAATCCCATATTTACATGATGAAAGCCCTCAGCAACAGAAGTGCAATGTTCTTCATGTTTGTAATTTACACAATGGCTTTGTTTTATGAAATGCATGCTGAGCTTCATTAACTACCAGccaaacaagaaacaacaagaacacATCAACATCAGGATGTTCCAAATTAATCAGAACCAAAAAATGTATAGgctgacttgttttttttttcttccccatCAGCTCACAGTGAATAGGACACAAGATGATCCATGCAGTGCATTGTTGGGGTACGTATCTCACAAAGAATGACTACAGACATTTGAAGCACTACAACGCACACCAAAATAAACAGATTCCTCGGTTTAACACCATTCCAAGATTTCAGAATTAGAGCAAAGATATGAAATCAACGGAAAGACACATTCAGCTGATCATTAATGTCCCATACGTGATATGTCTGTCATCTGAACCTTCCCAGTTAATTCACATGAGGAGAAATGTGTGAGAATAAGCCTGACTTATGGCAATGGTTTTATTTGTGaatgttaaaatacatttacaacctGAATATTGGGACAAACAGTTTACTGTCACTAATTTACACACTAGAATAGACTCATATTTGTAGAATGTAGAAAGTTATTCTTTACATATACCCAGTTCCTTTGTTCAGTTTGCATTTTGTATAATTGCATTTCCTGAAAAAATTAAAGTGTTCTTCCATATGTGCTTATCCAGcaaaatatttctgttcagCCCAAAGAGACACATATtccttttattaaaatatatacacacattccTCTTTCCACTGTCAACTGTGTAAGtaagtatttatatatatttttaaacaaaaaaaaatgttttttcttttttacctgaATCTCCTCCTGGACAACAAGTTAAGAGACTTCCACTCTCAGTAC
It includes:
- the gp9 gene encoding glycoprotein IX (platelet), producing the protein MLSGLSLAVLLLVTTPCAPTTGQPCQCSALLPAGLKVNCSSLKLMDLSHLPPDTTELHVQDNLLTSVHPGLFDRLVGLEKVSFAGNQFHCDCRIQYLRNWLLKNRAIVSKEPTCASPRSVAQKAITELSDDYFSSCALVSCTEWTFNAIMGVMLCFLSVLLLWSLRLAKTSTITLYIDDRHSGSKAISLHSLKPKHRRRLHTGLSEVSQDSESLHRTEDLEKPLINMELLPQVVDVLHKKHNIKINLSEGPIHRLQRNYKNIKSGKQS